The following coding sequences lie in one Candidatus Neptunochlamydia sp. REUL1 genomic window:
- a CDS encoding IS630 family transposase yields the protein MKKTLNHPKACETKRQIFQGKIAEYKRLGKPIVYIDESGFAHDMPRTHGYSKIGQRCFGTHDWGAKGRTNAIGALLGTSLLTLALFECNINTDAFSIWAEEDLLPKLPSESILVMDNASFHKSKSMQEKIQAAGHTLEYLPPYSPDLNPIEHKWAQAKSKRRKYQCGIDELFKEHCL from the coding sequence ATAAAAAAAACGCTCAACCATCCCAAGGCCTGCGAAACAAAAAGACAAATCTTTCAAGGGAAAATCGCAGAATATAAACGTTTGGGAAAGCCAATTGTATATATTGATGAAAGCGGGTTTGCCCATGATATGCCCCGCACCCACGGTTACTCCAAAATAGGACAGCGATGTTTTGGCACTCATGATTGGGGAGCAAAAGGAAGAACAAATGCAATAGGGGCATTACTTGGAACAAGCCTCCTTACACTTGCGTTATTCGAGTGCAATATTAATACAGATGCCTTTTCCATTTGGGCAGAGGAGGACTTGCTACCGAAACTTCCCTCTGAAAGTATTCTGGTTATGGATAATGCTTCATTCCATAAAAGCAAATCTATGCAAGAGAAGATCCAGGCTGCAGGCCATACCTTGGAATATCTTCCTCCCTATTCTCCTGATCTAAACCCTATTGAACACAAGTGGGCACAGGCAAAGTCTAAGCGAAGAAAATATCAATGTGGAATAGACGAACTTTTCAAGGAGCACTGCCTATAA
- a CDS encoding IS630 transposase-related protein, which produces MTYSLDFRKKVLSIRSKEKLSFAQVAKRFGVSVNSVFLWSKRLEPRRTKIRPAIKIDREILMEDIKKYPDAFNYERAHRLNVSTSGIRCAMKRLRISYKKNAQPSQGLRNKKTNLSRENRRI; this is translated from the coding sequence ATGACATATTCGCTAGATTTTAGAAAAAAAGTTCTATCAATCCGAAGCAAAGAAAAATTAAGCTTTGCCCAAGTAGCAAAACGCTTTGGAGTAAGTGTAAATAGTGTGTTTCTCTGGTCTAAGAGGTTAGAGCCGAGGCGCACTAAAATCAGACCTGCAATAAAGATTGATAGAGAGATCTTGATGGAGGATATCAAGAAATACCCTGATGCCTTCAACTATGAACGAGCACATCGTCTCAACGTAAGCACTTCAGGCATTCGGTGTGCCATGAAGAGGTTAAGAATTAGCTATAAAAAAAACGCTCAACCATCCCAAGGCCTGCGAAACAAAAAGACAAATCTTTCAAGGGAAAATCGCAGAATATAA
- a CDS encoding sodium:solute symporter family transporter: MGIVITYVLIGGFTTLAWLDLFQGLFLLGVILVVPFLILSKVEGFPAIGQVLADKPSLIPSLKGLTLLQIVSMALGCGLGYFGQPHILTKFMGIRDVSKMKQSKRIGMSWMVLSLCAATFAGLVAVPFFSSGIYDPEMIFIEMVKENFSPFVIGFILCAIIAAIVNVMSSQLIIISSILSEDFYKRIFHKKASEKKLLKVSRLGILAVALLAFFIAFMCPGSIFELVLYAWSGLGAAFGPLLIYIAKIFRFSYNFLNDIFARF, translated from the coding sequence ATTGGAATCGTCATCACTTACGTCCTCATAGGAGGATTCACCACCTTAGCATGGTTAGATCTCTTTCAAGGTCTGTTTCTCCTCGGAGTCATTTTAGTTGTTCCCTTCTTAATCTTGAGCAAGGTAGAAGGGTTTCCTGCAATTGGACAGGTTCTTGCTGATAAACCTTCCCTCATCCCTTCATTGAAGGGTTTAACTCTCCTTCAAATTGTCTCTATGGCACTCGGATGTGGACTTGGGTATTTTGGGCAACCTCATATCCTCACGAAATTCATGGGAATCCGAGATGTCTCAAAAATGAAACAATCGAAGCGGATAGGGATGTCTTGGATGGTTCTCTCGCTTTGTGCCGCTACATTTGCAGGGCTCGTAGCTGTCCCTTTCTTTTCTAGCGGGATCTATGACCCCGAGATGATCTTTATTGAGATGGTGAAGGAAAACTTCTCTCCCTTTGTGATTGGCTTTATCCTCTGCGCAATTATTGCTGCGATCGTCAATGTCATGAGCTCTCAGCTCATCATCATTTCCTCGATCCTTTCTGAAGACTTTTATAAAAGAATATTCCACAAAAAGGCGAGCGAGAAAAAGCTCTTAAAAGTCTCCCGATTAGGAATCCTTGCCGTCGCGCTTCTTGCTTTCTTCATTGCCTTTATGTGCCCTGGATCCATTTTTGAGCTTGTGCTCTATGCATGGTCGGGACTAGGCGCCGCATTTGGCCCTCTCCTGATTTATATAGCTAAAATATTTCGTTTTAGTTATAATTTTTTGAATGACATATTCGCTAGATTTTAG
- a CDS encoding DUF455 family protein: MREWAVSILGADTLKGKLWAPKKLTDFQPGPPMEWNEPTRPTQLRFQKVKRENKLPPFHDHHKPDSRAACLHRFAGHELLAVEIMAYALLKFPDAPSHFRRGLAHTLKEEQEHVRLYLLQLKRLGVSFGDLPLYRHFWCHTPYLNSPIEYVSVMSLTFEMANLDFAPMYGQSFEKHGDKEAGALMARILKDEIAHVSFGWSWLQKFKSPQLSDWDAWKEAQSPLLTPKRARGFVIHEEHRKQAGISPQWIESLKSL; encoded by the coding sequence ATGAGAGAATGGGCCGTTTCTATTTTAGGAGCCGATACCCTGAAAGGAAAACTGTGGGCGCCCAAAAAGCTGACAGATTTTCAACCCGGACCTCCTATGGAATGGAATGAGCCAACCCGCCCAACTCAGCTCCGTTTCCAAAAGGTCAAAAGAGAAAATAAACTCCCGCCTTTTCATGACCACCATAAGCCAGATAGCCGTGCGGCATGTCTCCACCGCTTTGCCGGCCACGAACTTCTTGCGGTTGAGATTATGGCTTACGCCTTACTAAAATTCCCTGATGCTCCTAGTCACTTTCGCAGAGGGCTTGCCCACACTCTAAAAGAAGAGCAAGAACATGTCCGCCTCTATCTTTTGCAATTGAAAAGACTAGGGGTCAGTTTTGGAGACCTTCCCCTTTATCGCCACTTCTGGTGTCATACCCCTTACTTAAACTCCCCGATTGAATATGTTTCGGTGATGAGCTTAACCTTTGAAATGGCTAATCTTGATTTTGCTCCAATGTATGGGCAATCTTTTGAAAAACACGGAGACAAGGAAGCTGGAGCACTTATGGCACGGATCTTGAAAGACGAGATTGCCCATGTCTCATTTGGTTGGAGCTGGCTTCAAAAATTTAAATCTCCACAACTGAGCGACTGGGATGCCTGGAAAGAAGCTCAAAGTCCTCTGCTCACGCCGAAGCGAGCACGAGGCTTTGTAATTCATGAAGAGCACCGGAAACAAGCGGGTATCTCGCCGCAGTGGATTGAAAGCTTGAAATCTCTCTAA
- a CDS encoding SH3 domain-containing protein: MSKAYALLALLMLGAFSAPAFADAAPPLDKSITSVDTTPAHSGSKFKAFTGKIVGSNVRMRTSADLDSHIITELGKDEYVVVTGEKGDFYTVKAPADLKAYIFRGFIIDDIVEGDRVNVRLSPDRDAPIIGHYSTGHSINGNICDDNNKWMEIDAPENTQFFIAKEYVEYAGKPELKVVQDKRKATVTQLLESTNLLSQAEMRKAFHEIDIERVTHNYGTIIKDFSDFPTFVASAKKELHAIQEDYLHRKISFLEAKASNMGKNQEISGSIYEVAYHSEDVLSPTDRMKVWEPIEEAMYLSWSSMHHAKTMDDFYADQKMKSKTVSGILESYREPVKNKPGNFVVKDRDITVAYVYSTHVNLEDFVGKRVNLIVSSRPNNNFAFPAYYVLEIE; this comes from the coding sequence ATGTCTAAAGCTTATGCTTTATTAGCGCTGCTAATGTTAGGAGCTTTTTCGGCTCCCGCATTTGCAGATGCAGCCCCCCCACTCGACAAATCGATTACATCGGTTGATACAACCCCTGCGCACTCGGGTTCAAAGTTTAAAGCCTTCACTGGAAAAATCGTTGGAAGCAATGTTCGGATGCGAACCTCTGCTGACCTAGATAGTCACATTATTACCGAGCTCGGCAAAGACGAGTATGTTGTTGTGACCGGAGAAAAAGGAGATTTCTATACAGTAAAAGCCCCAGCAGACTTAAAAGCATATATTTTCCGCGGGTTTATTATTGATGATATTGTTGAAGGCGATCGCGTTAATGTCCGCCTTTCTCCTGATCGTGATGCCCCCATTATTGGACACTATAGCACTGGGCATTCCATTAACGGAAACATTTGTGATGATAATAACAAATGGATGGAGATCGATGCCCCAGAAAATACTCAGTTTTTCATTGCTAAGGAATATGTTGAATATGCTGGAAAACCCGAGCTTAAAGTTGTTCAAGACAAGCGAAAGGCAACAGTTACTCAACTTTTAGAGTCGACAAACCTTCTCAGCCAAGCTGAAATGCGTAAGGCTTTTCATGAAATCGATATTGAACGCGTAACCCATAACTATGGCACCATCATTAAAGACTTTAGTGACTTTCCAACATTTGTTGCTTCAGCAAAGAAGGAACTTCATGCAATTCAGGAAGACTACTTGCACCGCAAAATTTCTTTTCTTGAAGCCAAAGCATCAAATATGGGTAAAAATCAAGAAATTTCTGGAAGTATCTATGAGGTTGCCTATCACTCTGAAGACGTTCTTTCTCCAACAGACCGAATGAAAGTCTGGGAGCCTATTGAGGAAGCCATGTATTTGAGCTGGTCATCAATGCATCACGCCAAAACAATGGACGACTTCTATGCAGACCAGAAAATGAAGAGCAAAACGGTTTCTGGAATCTTAGAATCATATAGAGAACCTGTAAAAAACAAGCCAGGTAACTTTGTTGTAAAAGACAGAGATATCACTGTAGCATATGTTTATAGCACGCATGTTAATCTTGAAGATTTTGTGGGAAAGCGAGTCAATTTAATTGTCTCTTCTAGACCCAATAACAACTTCGCATTCCCTGCGTACTACGTCCTCGAAATTGAATAA
- a CDS encoding PhoH family protein, with amino-acid sequence MASKTFVLDTNVLLHDPEAIQKFEGNDVVMPLVVLEELDKMKRFSDELGKNARQVIRFVDEIKGDIFKGIKLENGATFSIFAEDKSVQREGFPLPLDSNKHRILFCAYKLKQIGREVVIMISKDFVLRIKAESIGIKAQNYESLKEFFDNLYRGFRKVEIPKGEIDTFMTKGFAELPSEDMIANEYVRFHCPEKSTAMGIYNPKKKRVEQVKGQTKEVWGIKPLNDEQECAMDMLMNDDIKLITMIGQAGTGKTLMALTVGLRKTFDEGVYNRILISRPIMPLGKDIGYLPGTKEEKMYHWMQPIYDNLEYICESTSGSGSASDTKQWIMESEKIEMEAVTFIRGRSLAHTYIIIDEAQNLTPHEVKTIVSRAGKGTKVILTGDPTQIDNPYLDKDSNALTYVVSRFKKEPIYGHIMFEKTERSQLAAIAAKVL; translated from the coding sequence ATGGCAAGCAAAACTTTTGTCCTGGATACGAACGTTCTACTGCATGATCCGGAAGCGATTCAGAAATTTGAGGGCAACGATGTCGTAATGCCTCTGGTAGTGTTAGAAGAGTTAGATAAGATGAAACGGTTCAGTGACGAACTTGGGAAGAATGCACGGCAAGTGATTCGTTTCGTTGACGAGATTAAAGGGGATATATTTAAGGGAATTAAGTTAGAAAATGGAGCGACGTTCTCCATCTTTGCCGAAGACAAATCAGTTCAAAGGGAAGGCTTTCCTCTTCCGCTGGATAGCAATAAACACCGTATTCTTTTCTGTGCATATAAATTAAAGCAGATAGGCCGAGAAGTGGTCATCATGATTTCAAAAGACTTTGTTTTAAGGATTAAAGCGGAATCAATTGGTATTAAGGCTCAGAATTATGAAAGTCTCAAGGAGTTTTTTGATAACCTCTATCGGGGATTTAGAAAGGTTGAAATCCCCAAGGGAGAGATTGACACTTTTATGACGAAAGGGTTTGCTGAGTTGCCAAGCGAAGATATGATAGCAAACGAATATGTGCGCTTTCACTGCCCTGAAAAATCAACGGCCATGGGGATTTATAACCCGAAAAAGAAGAGAGTTGAGCAAGTCAAGGGGCAGACTAAAGAGGTCTGGGGAATAAAACCCCTCAATGATGAGCAAGAATGTGCCATGGACATGCTTATGAATGACGATATTAAATTGATTACAATGATCGGACAGGCAGGAACAGGGAAAACCTTGATGGCTCTCACGGTTGGCCTTCGCAAAACTTTTGATGAGGGGGTCTATAATCGGATTCTTATCTCAAGGCCTATTATGCCCCTTGGAAAAGACATTGGATATCTTCCGGGAACAAAGGAAGAAAAGATGTACCACTGGATGCAGCCAATCTATGATAATCTCGAGTATATTTGCGAATCAACGTCAGGTTCGGGGAGTGCGTCGGATACAAAACAATGGATTATGGAAAGTGAAAAGATTGAGATGGAAGCGGTCACCTTTATAAGGGGGCGTTCTTTAGCTCATACCTATATCATTATTGACGAGGCGCAGAACCTGACACCCCATGAGGTGAAAACCATTGTTTCAAGAGCTGGTAAGGGAACCAAAGTGATCCTCACGGGAGATCCGACACAGATCGATAATCCTTATCTTGATAAAGACTCGAATGCGCTTACTTACGTGGTGAGTCGTTTTAAGAAGGAACCGATTTATGGTCACATTATGTTCGAGAAAACGGAGAGATCGCAGTTAGCCGCAATTGCTGCTAAAGTTCTCTAA
- a CDS encoding protein kinase domain-containing protein, with translation MINYALSEKVIASQVVAKLQELGFTQYEEKLGEGAFGVVLKLHGKSKKDIALKLEKRPIPIANEEKELFGDALGLKLPSGQHLGTATGLLTYHEGKVHYIENYDPEMHSKHLLAGVFSKVIDGVPLWNRVRIAPLDSETVKGYGKQLAEALHALHSNGYIHNDLHQGNILVKNTKEGKDPYRLKLLDFGLAKKVNPERVKNEWTSFAHLLASIGSKQKLSQSPKFGDLLYNSEKGLLTGNLPYSGNEIVNHPFFV, from the coding sequence ATGATCAATTATGCACTATCAGAAAAAGTTATCGCTTCTCAGGTAGTTGCTAAGCTTCAAGAATTGGGATTCACTCAATATGAAGAGAAGCTTGGCGAAGGTGCTTTTGGTGTCGTTCTAAAGCTTCATGGGAAAAGCAAAAAAGACATCGCCCTCAAGCTAGAAAAAAGACCGATACCCATTGCTAATGAAGAGAAAGAACTGTTTGGTGATGCCCTTGGACTAAAACTTCCCTCAGGTCAACATTTGGGAACAGCTACCGGATTATTGACTTATCATGAAGGTAAAGTCCATTATATTGAAAACTACGACCCTGAAATGCATTCCAAACACCTTCTTGCAGGAGTTTTTTCAAAAGTTATTGATGGAGTTCCTTTATGGAACCGTGTACGCATTGCCCCACTAGATTCAGAGACCGTTAAAGGATATGGAAAACAACTTGCAGAGGCTCTTCATGCCCTTCACTCAAATGGGTATATTCATAACGATCTTCACCAAGGAAATATCCTTGTAAAGAATACCAAAGAAGGAAAAGATCCCTATCGACTAAAGCTTCTAGACTTTGGCCTTGCAAAAAAGGTCAATCCAGAAAGAGTCAAGAATGAATGGACATCATTTGCCCATCTGCTAGCCTCTATTGGTTCCAAGCAGAAATTATCACAAAGTCCAAAGTTCGGAGACCTTTTATATAACTCAGAGAAAGGACTCCTTACCGGAAATCTCCCCTACTCTGGAAATGAGATTGTGAATCACCCATTTTTTGTTTAG
- a CDS encoding RpiB/LacA/LacB family sugar-phosphate isomerase has translation MGMKIAISSDEYRPIIDQLIRKVESQGHQTIYFGPEKEAADQDWTTVTRKAIQEIHEGKADEGIVLCWTGTGCTILSNKFPGIRAALCVDGETAKGARIYNHANVLGLSLRLLSSEILQEILDQWFSTPFSTDAWNLSQIKELETIEKRSK, from the coding sequence ATGGGTATGAAAATAGCAATCAGTTCAGACGAATACCGCCCCATTATTGACCAGCTTATTCGTAAGGTTGAATCACAGGGGCATCAAACGATCTACTTTGGGCCTGAAAAAGAAGCTGCAGATCAGGATTGGACAACAGTCACTCGAAAAGCAATTCAAGAAATTCACGAAGGGAAGGCTGATGAAGGCATCGTCTTGTGCTGGACAGGAACAGGCTGTACCATTCTTTCCAACAAATTCCCTGGGATCCGCGCTGCCCTTTGTGTCGATGGAGAAACAGCCAAAGGAGCACGCATTTATAACCATGCCAATGTCCTCGGACTCAGCTTGCGTCTTCTTTCATCTGAAATACTCCAAGAAATTCTCGATCAGTGGTTCTCAACGCCATTTAGTACTGATGCCTGGAATCTATCTCAAATCAAAGAACTTGAAACAATTGAAAAGAGAAGCAAATGA
- the cyoA gene encoding ubiquinol oxidase subunit II, whose translation MKRAFKIVVITLLIIAVGALTVYFVSTHNIPVLEPKGLISVKERELIITSSLLMLIVVIPVLVLAVVFGWKYREGRGSKHTPDWEHNNIAECFWWGVPVVIIIILAVITWKTSHDLNPFKPIQNGTTPIKIQAVALDWKWLFIYPDQGIATVNYVQFPEKTPIDFVVTADAPMNSFWIPQLGGQIYAMPAMTTSIHLLANETGEFEGRSANISGKGFAGMIFKAVASNKQDFQNWVQHVKSSGKELSWDIYKQLVEPSEYNNVEIYGKIEDQLFDQILIQYMPEGSKK comes from the coding sequence ATGAAAAGAGCTTTTAAAATCGTCGTTATCACTCTCCTCATCATTGCTGTCGGAGCGTTGACTGTGTATTTTGTCAGCACTCATAATATTCCTGTTTTAGAACCGAAAGGGCTAATCAGTGTGAAAGAAAGAGAGTTAATTATTACCAGTTCTTTACTGATGCTTATTGTGGTAATTCCTGTTTTGGTTCTAGCTGTTGTTTTTGGTTGGAAATACCGGGAAGGAAGAGGCTCTAAGCATACTCCTGATTGGGAGCATAATAACATTGCAGAATGTTTTTGGTGGGGTGTTCCTGTCGTGATTATTATTATTCTTGCTGTGATTACATGGAAAACCAGCCATGACCTCAATCCATTTAAACCTATTCAAAATGGAACAACTCCTATCAAGATTCAAGCTGTAGCTCTAGATTGGAAGTGGTTGTTTATTTACCCTGATCAAGGAATTGCAACAGTAAATTATGTACAATTTCCCGAAAAAACACCTATTGATTTTGTTGTCACCGCTGATGCACCGATGAATTCATTTTGGATCCCTCAACTTGGTGGGCAGATTTATGCAATGCCAGCAATGACAACTTCTATTCACTTACTTGCAAATGAAACTGGAGAGTTTGAGGGACGTTCAGCAAATATTAGCGGGAAAGGATTTGCTGGTATGATTTTCAAAGCAGTTGCAAGCAATAAACAAGACTTTCAGAACTGGGTACAGCATGTTAAGAGTTCTGGGAAAGAACTTAGTTGGGATATTTATAAACAGCTGGTTGAACCAAGCGAATACAATAATGTAGAGATATACGGGAAGATCGAAGATCAGCTTTTTGATCAGATACTGATTCAATATATGCCAGAAGGAAGTAAAAAATGA
- the cyoB gene encoding cytochrome o ubiquinol oxidase subunit I, with translation MSLFGRLGEHALKHDWIEYAADVSIVGGALVVIILITYLKKWGWLWREWFTSVDHKKIGIMYIVFSAIQLAKGLIDGLMMRAQQATASGDCMGYLGAEHFQQIFTAHGVTMIFFVGMGVVFGIINLVLPLQIGARDVAFPLLNSISFWLFAAGGLYIFISLVIGVFAGTGWTAYPPLAGLKYNPGVGVDYWLWSIQISGAGSLLSGINFLVTILKMRCPGMKLMRMPVFVWATLATVVLVIFAFPILTGTIGMLSTDRLLDTKIFTADYGGNPMMYINLIWAWGHPEVYILVLPAFGIFSEVVPVFSHKKLFGYTSMVWAIAVITFLSFIVWLHHFFTMGAGANVNAFFGIMTMVIAIPTGVKVFNWLFTIYRGKVTFTTPMLWFMGFIFIFVTGGMTGVMMAIPGIDFQVHNSLFLIAHFHSVIIGGVLFGFFSGYSYWFPKFTGFRLNEKLGKYAFWFWFVGFIVAFFPLYLLGFMGATRRMNHYPAGNGWQPLFIVACIGAFLILIGVLFQAAQLYKSIKERNENKDTTGDPWNGRALEWSTASPPPFYNFAHLPEVHSRDAFWELKKSKKDIAKRKYEDIHMPKNSMVGVNIGILSCVMGFALVWHIFWLAAITFIGILVALIARLFVKETDYYVKAEEVEQIETRSRAT, from the coding sequence ATGAGTTTATTTGGAAGACTTGGTGAGCATGCATTGAAGCATGACTGGATTGAATATGCTGCAGATGTATCAATTGTAGGCGGTGCTTTAGTTGTTATTATTTTGATAACCTATTTAAAAAAGTGGGGTTGGCTTTGGAGGGAGTGGTTTACCTCGGTTGACCATAAGAAGATAGGAATCATGTATATAGTTTTTTCAGCAATTCAACTTGCAAAAGGATTGATTGACGGTTTAATGATGCGTGCTCAGCAGGCCACTGCTTCTGGAGACTGTATGGGATATTTAGGAGCGGAACACTTCCAGCAGATTTTTACAGCCCATGGGGTAACGATGATCTTTTTTGTAGGAATGGGAGTGGTTTTTGGAATTATCAATCTTGTATTACCTCTTCAAATTGGTGCGCGTGACGTCGCTTTTCCCCTTCTTAACTCCATTAGTTTTTGGCTCTTTGCAGCAGGAGGACTCTATATCTTCATCTCGCTTGTGATTGGAGTCTTTGCCGGGACGGGGTGGACCGCATATCCACCCCTTGCCGGTCTTAAGTATAATCCCGGAGTTGGTGTTGATTACTGGCTTTGGAGCATACAGATATCTGGAGCAGGTTCCTTGTTGTCAGGCATTAATTTCTTAGTAACAATTCTGAAGATGCGCTGTCCTGGAATGAAGCTGATGAGGATGCCAGTTTTTGTTTGGGCAACGCTTGCTACAGTGGTTCTTGTGATTTTTGCATTTCCCATTCTAACTGGAACAATTGGAATGCTTTCAACAGATCGTTTGCTGGATACAAAAATTTTTACAGCAGACTACGGGGGCAATCCTATGATGTATATCAACTTAATATGGGCGTGGGGACACCCAGAGGTTTATATTCTTGTTCTTCCCGCATTTGGGATTTTTTCGGAAGTTGTACCCGTGTTTTCTCACAAAAAACTCTTTGGTTATACATCAATGGTTTGGGCCATTGCTGTGATTACATTCCTCTCATTTATTGTTTGGTTGCATCATTTTTTTACAATGGGTGCCGGGGCAAACGTAAATGCTTTTTTTGGAATTATGACAATGGTTATTGCCATTCCTACTGGAGTGAAAGTTTTCAACTGGCTTTTTACCATTTATCGAGGGAAAGTCACATTCACAACTCCAATGTTATGGTTCATGGGGTTCATTTTTATTTTTGTCACAGGAGGGATGACTGGAGTAATGATGGCAATTCCAGGAATTGATTTCCAAGTGCATAATAGCCTCTTTTTAATTGCTCATTTTCATTCGGTAATTATTGGCGGGGTTCTATTTGGGTTTTTCTCAGGATATTCCTACTGGTTTCCCAAGTTTACAGGTTTTAGACTCAACGAAAAATTGGGAAAATATGCGTTTTGGTTTTGGTTTGTTGGATTCATCGTTGCTTTTTTCCCCCTTTATCTTCTCGGGTTTATGGGTGCAACACGCCGAATGAACCATTACCCTGCTGGAAATGGATGGCAACCTCTCTTTATTGTAGCCTGTATTGGAGCTTTTCTTATTTTGATTGGGGTTTTGTTCCAGGCTGCTCAACTGTATAAGAGCATTAAAGAAAGAAATGAGAATAAAGACACAACTGGAGATCCATGGAATGGAAGGGCTTTAGAATGGTCTACAGCGTCTCCTCCTCCATTCTACAATTTTGCGCATTTACCTGAAGTCCATTCAAGAGATGCTTTTTGGGAACTAAAAAAGTCTAAAAAAGATATTGCCAAACGGAAGTATGAGGATATTCATATGCCAAAAAATTCGATGGTGGGAGTCAATATTGGCATTCTAAGTTGCGTTATGGGATTTGCTCTTGTTTGGCATATCTTTTGGCTTGCAGCGATTACCTTTATAGGCATTCTTGTTGCTCTAATTGCCCGCCTTTTTGTGAAAGAAACCGATTATTATGTTAAAGCTGAGGAAGTTGAGCAAATTGAAACAAGGAGTCGCGCTACATGA
- a CDS encoding cytochrome c oxidase subunit 3 yields MNTHEVSPDTHHDVYSKTVFGFWLYLLTDFMLFATIFAAYAVLSGNHFGGPTQKQLFNLDHATLQTVIFLISTFTVGIAGVYTHRKKKGGTIVFFLISFVLGIAFLGMEFHELSYFIAAGSGWEKNAFASSFFSLVGIFVLHLVFALLWVIVLLIPVFRFGITARSVLRLTCLKMFWQFLSIVWAFIYTIVYLLGIV; encoded by the coding sequence ATGAATACACACGAGGTGAGTCCGGATACTCATCATGATGTTTACTCTAAAACGGTTTTTGGGTTTTGGCTCTACTTATTAACAGATTTCATGCTGTTTGCCACAATTTTTGCAGCTTATGCTGTATTGAGTGGCAATCATTTTGGAGGGCCGACTCAGAAGCAACTTTTCAATTTAGATCATGCGACGCTTCAAACCGTTATTTTCTTGATCAGTACATTTACTGTCGGAATCGCTGGAGTCTATACTCATAGAAAGAAGAAAGGAGGGACAATCGTTTTTTTTCTCATTTCTTTTGTGTTGGGGATTGCCTTTTTGGGGATGGAATTTCATGAATTATCCTATTTTATTGCTGCTGGGAGTGGATGGGAAAAGAATGCTTTTGCATCGTCATTTTTCTCTCTAGTAGGGATTTTTGTTCTTCACCTTGTTTTCGCGCTTTTATGGGTGATTGTTCTTCTTATTCCAGTTTTCCGCTTTGGAATTACAGCTCGCTCGGTGCTACGCCTTACTTGTCTCAAGATGTTTTGGCAGTTTCTTAGCATTGTTTGGGCTTTTATTTATACAATTGTTTACTTATTAGGAATCGTATGA
- a CDS encoding cytochrome o ubiquinol oxidase subunit IV, with the protein MIDEHHGWNLSFKPLWIGFVISLVLVASAYRIVAYGHLKHDTLMLSIIMIGCVLALIQLIFFLHLGLEEKPRWNLIMFIFGVALMFILIGGTIWIMNNLNYNAMPRMGH; encoded by the coding sequence ATGATTGATGAGCATCATGGATGGAATCTAAGTTTTAAACCCTTATGGATTGGGTTTGTTATATCTCTTGTATTAGTGGCTTCTGCCTACAGGATTGTGGCATATGGGCACTTAAAACATGACACTTTAATGTTATCCATCATAATGATTGGTTGCGTTTTAGCATTGATTCAGTTGATTTTTTTCCTCCATCTTGGACTTGAAGAAAAACCGCGTTGGAATTTAATCATGTTTATTTTTGGGGTCGCTCTAATGTTTATACTTATTGGAGGAACAATATGGATTATGAACAATTTGAACTACAATGCGATGCCTCGTATGGGGCATTAA